Proteins encoded within one genomic window of Hevea brasiliensis isolate MT/VB/25A 57/8 chromosome 8, ASM3005281v1, whole genome shotgun sequence:
- the LOC110667978 gene encoding putative disease resistance RPP13-like protein 1: MADMIVSAAIDCVINKLTSSDLLQSAGGAQVQVELEKMVKTLSKVKAVLADAEDKQISNRLVKIWLRELRDLAYDAEDILDEFSFEVLRRKQQVEQRRGEGSSSKVWSVMLRFLDHLNPHRVLFNMKMKSEIETINAKFQELIEKKNSLELRENGADDRGRKSFKRLPTSSLVDERVVCGRAEEKEKIIQLLLSGEGCDHRACVIPVVGMGGVGKTTLSQIVYNDSRVVDWFDLKVWCCVSEDFDVVRVTKTILDAITMKDFNIKDLNLLQVALREQLRGKRYLIVLDDVWSEKYEDWIVLRQPFLVGSPGSKIIVTTRNHGVAAIMGTVEGHFLKELSVDNCLSLFAMHALGRRNFDGHLNLKEIGEKIVRKCGGLPLAVKTLGSLLHMNTDQDEWESVLNSKIWHLPEDKSGILPALRLSYYYLPSYLKPLFAFCSIFPKNYEFYQDELVLLWMAEGFLPELEGKKQMEELDSYFNELLTRSLFQRSSIEKSQFVMHDLINDLAQTVAGEICMNLNDKFEGNKLHQIVENARHFSFIRRPYEVWNRFEVLGKMNHLRTFVALPIYTLPWACCYLSKKVLHDVLPKLRCLRVLSLSGYQISELPDSISSLKHLRYLNMSCTKIKWLPESLSTLLYLETLLLYGCTELTKLPQGIGNLINLCHLDITDTHNLHEMPLEIGNLTNLQTLSKFIVGEGCGYRISELKDLKHLQGKLSIMGLDNVADGRHAFDANIRKKHNLVELGLEWSRNFHDLRNNKCEMQVLNLLKPCTSLRELSISFYGGAKFPLWIGDPSFAKLSQLKLSCCRHCTSLPSLGKLPLLRNLCIEGMDAVKTVDFDFYGEGSPLAVPFPSLETLKFEDMLVWELWLSSNGDNEEPDNIFPRLSELTLLNCPKLTGKLPKRLCSLAKLTICNCPILENSLISLPSLHELKLEECSQVVLKHMVDNTSLTTLTIRSMADISCLQDIFLQSLVALKVLVISNCPKLTFLWNQITGLEKVFGLERIIIKDCPQLVSLTENANDMLYSCAHMELSVCNKEEQLPYGMHGLQSLKDLHVESCPKLASFPEAGVLSSLRCLVLKNCEALMSLPDGMMRFSCRTNMCLLEELEIEECPSLECFPEGELPMTLKVLKIRCCTKLQSLPEGLISRNNMSHLEHLEIISCPSLTSSPSGKLPFQLKTLKISDCSQLEPLPKRMLHDNTSIEYNNIWSCTILKSLPECLNSLSCLTELSINYCSGLRSFPEVGLSLPNLRTLNIYDCFNLKTLPGEMRNLMSLQELAVCNCPSLVSFPQGDLLPNLTSLEIWDCGNVELSMSEWNFQSLTHLRDLSIAGGCFKNTVSFPNEKCLLPPSLMSIYIGGLPNLESLSMQLQSLTSIEELEIVDCPKLQSLPSEGMPPTLGRFSIRDCPLLKQQCFPKKGMCWPLIVHIPCMEMDGEDI, encoded by the coding sequence ATGGCAGATATGATCGTTTCCGCCGCAATCGATTGCGTAATCAACAAATTGACCTCTTCGGACCTCCTACAGTCTGCCGGTGGAGCCCAGGTCCAAGTGGAACTCGAGAAAATGGTGAAAACGCTTTCCAAAGTAAAGGCAGTGCTGGCAGATGCTGAAGATAAGCAGATTAGTAACCGTCTCGTTAAGATTTGGCTGAGAGAGCTTCGAGACTTGGCTTACGATGCGGAAGACATCCTCGACGAGTTTTCTTTCGAGGTTTTGCGACGGAAACAACAAGTTGAGCAGCGACGAGGAGAAGGGAGCTCAAGTAAGGTGTGGAGTGTTATGCTTAGATTTTTGGATCATTTGAATCCTCATCGTGTCCTTTTTAATATGAAAATGAAGTCTGAGATTGAGACTATTAACGCTAAATTTCAAGAACTTATTGAGAAAAAGAATAGTTTAGAGCTGAGAGAGAATGGTGCCGATGATAGGGGTCGTAAATCGTTCAAAAGATTGCCCACTAGTTCTTTGGTAGATGAACGTGTAGTGTGTGGTAGGGCAGAGGAGAAAGAGAAGATTATTCAGTTGCTGCTGAGCGGAGAAGGTTGTGATCATAGGGCTTGTGTGATTCCTGTAGTTGGCATGGGCGGAGTGGGCAAAACCACTCTTTCGCAGATTGTCTACAATGACAGCAGAGTCGTGGATTGGTTTGATTTAAAAGTTTGGTGTTGTGTTTCTGAGGACTTTGATGTTGTTAGGGTGACAAAAACGATTCTTGACGCCATAACTATGAAGGATTTCAATATAAAGGATTTAAATTTGCTTCAAGTGGCATTGAGGGAACAATTGAGGGGGAAGAGGTATTTGATTGTTTTAGACGATGTTTGGAGTGAGAAGTATGAGGATTGGATTGTGCTTCGTCAGCCTTTCCTAGTGGGATCTCCAGGCAGTAAAATTATTGTCACTACACGTAATCATGGTGTTGCAGCAATTATGGGTACCGTTGAAGGTCACTTTTTGAAGGAGCTATCAGTTGACAATTGTCTGTCTTTGTTTGCAATGCATGCATTAGGAAGAAGAAACTTTGATGGTCACTTGAATCTAAAGGAGATTGGTGAGAAGATAGTTCGGAAATGTGGAGGACTGCCTTTGGCTGTAAAAACACTTGGGAGTTTGTTGCACATGAATACTGATCAGGATGAATGGGAAAGTGTATTGAATAGCAAGATTTGGCATTTGCCAGAAGACAAGAGTGGCATTCTTCCAGCCTTGAGATTGAGTTACTATTATCTTCCTTCTTATTTGAAGCCATTATTTGCTTTTTGCTCAATATTTCCAAAGAACTACGAGTTCTATCAGGATGAATTGGTATTGTTATGGATGGCTGAGGGTTTTCTGCCAGAACTAGAAGGAAAGAAGCAGATGGAAGAGCTAGACTCTTATTTTAATGAACTATTAACAAGGTCACTTTTTCAGAGATCAAGCATTGAGAAATCGCAGTTTGTGATGCATGATCTTATCAATGATCTGGCTCAAACAGTTGCTGGAGAAATATGCATGAATTTAAATGATAAGTTCGAAGGTAACAAGCTCCATCAAATTGTTGAAAATGCTCGCCACTTTTCATTCATTCGTCGTCCATATGAAGTGTGGAACAGATTTGAGGTCTTAGGTAAAATGAACCATTTAAGAACTTTCGTTGCCTTACCAATTTATACATTGCCTTGGGCATGTTGCTACTTAAGCAAGAAAGTCTTACATGACGTGCTGCCAAAATTAAGATGCTTAAGAGTTCTATCATTGAGTGGTTATCAAATTAGCGAGCTGCCAGATTCAATCTCTAGTTTGAAGCATTTACGGTATCTCAATATGTCTTGCACCAAAATTAAATGGTTACCCGAATCTTTAAGCACTCTCTTGTACTTAGAAACACTGTTATTATATGGCTGCACAGAGCTTACTAAGTTGCCGCAAGGTATTGGGAATTTGATTAACCTTTGTCATCTAGATATTACCGATACTCACAATTTGCATGAGATGCCATTGGAGATAGGTAATTTGACTAATCTTCAGACATTGTCTAAGTTTATCGTGGGAGAAGGTTGTGGCTACAGGATTAGTGAACTAAAAGATTTGAAGCATCTTCAGGGGAAACTTTCCATTATGGGATTGGATAATGTGGCAGATGGTCGACATGCATTTGATGCTAATATACGAAAAAAGCACAATCTCGTTGAGTTAGGGTTGGAATGGAGCCGCAACTTTCATGATCTTCGGAACAACAAATGTGAAATGCAAGTTCTTAATTTGCTAAAACCTTGCACAAGTCTTAGAGAGCTCAGCATTTCATTCTATGGAGGTGCAAAATTCCCATTGTGGATAGGGGATCCCTCATTTGCTAAATTATCGCAACTAAAACTCTCTTGTTGTAGACATTGTACTTCATTACCTTCTCTTGGTAAACTACCTTTACTTAGGAATCTCTGTATAGAAGGTATGGATGCAGTAAAGACTGTTGATTTTGACTTTTATGGAGAAGGTTCTCCTTTGGCTGTGCCTTTTCCATCTTTAGAGACACTGAAATTTGAAGATATGTTGGTATGGGAATTGTGGTTGTCTTCTAATGGAGACAATGAAGAACCCGACAATATATTTCCTCGTCTCTCAGAACTTACATTATTGAATTGTCCCAAGTTAACTGGGAAATTACCTAAACGCCTTTGTTCACTTGCAAAGCTCACAATATGCAACTGCCCAATATTGGAAAATTCACTTATAAGCCTTCCATCCCTTCATGAGCTGAAGTTAGAAGAGTGCAGTCAGGTGGTACTAAAACACATGGTTGACAACACTTCCTTGACAACACTGACGATCAGGAGCATGGCAGATATTTCTTGTTTGCAGGACATTTTTCTGCAGTCACTGGTAGCACTTAAAGTTCTGGTTATTTCTAATTGCCCAAAGCTAACATTTCTGTGGAATCAGATAACTGGATTAGAAAAAGTGTTCGGTCTTGAACGCATTATAATTAAGGACTGTCCTCAACTCGTGTCATTAACAGAGAATGCCAATGATATGTTGTATAGTTGTGCACATATGGAATTATCAGTCTGCAATAAGGAGGAGCAACTGCCATATGGGATGCATGGTCTCCAGTCTCTCAAGGATCTGCATGTTGAATCTTGCCCAAAACTTGCATCTTTTCCAGAAGCAGGAGTCTTGTCCTCACTAAGATGTCTTGTGTTAAAGAATTGTGAAGCTCTGATGTCCCTGCCTGATGGTATGATGAGGTTCAGTTGCAGAACTAATATGTGTCTTCTTGAAGAATTGGAGATTGAAGAGTGTCCTTCGCTTGAGTGCTTTCCAGAAGGCGAGTTACCCATGACGCTGAAAGTGTTGAAAATCCGATGCTGTACAAAACTCCAGTCTCTGCCAGAGGGATTAATAAGCAGGAATAACATGTCTCATCTGGAACACTTGGAGATCATTAGTTGTCCATCTTTAACATCCTCCCCATCAGGAAAATTACCTTTTCAACTTAAAACACTTAAGATCTCAGACTGCTCACAACTGGAGCCACTTCCAAAAAGGATGCTGCACGACAATACATCAATTGAATACAATAATATTTGGAGCTGTACCATTCTGAAAAGCTTGCCTGAGTGCCTTAACAGCCTCTCCTGTCTCACTGAATTATCTATAAATTATTGCTCTGGTCTAAGGTCGTTTCCTGAAGTGGGCCTGTCCCTCCCCAACCTCAGAACATTGAATATCTATGATTGCTTCAACCTGAAAACTCTTCCTGGTGAGATGAGAAACCTAATGTCTCTTCAAGAGCTAGCAGTATGCAACTGTCCAAGTCTTGTGTCCTTTCCGCAAGGGGATTTGCTTCCAAATCTAACGTCCCTTGAAATTTGGGATTGTGGAAATGTTGAACTGTCAATGTCAGAGTGGAACTTCCAAAGTCTAACCCATCTTAGAGATTTAAGCATTGCTGGTGGATGCTTTAAAAATACAGTTTCCTTTCCTAATGAGAAGTGTCTGCTTCCTCCATCTTTAATGTCTATTTATATTGGAGGGCTCCCAAATTTGGAATCCCTATCCATGCAGCTGCAAAGTCTCACATCTATAGAAGAGCTGGAGATTGTTGATTGTCCTAAGCTTCAGTCTTTACCAAGTGAAGGCATGCCTCCCACACTTGGAAGATTCAGCATTAGGGACTGTCCACTTCTAAAACAACAGTGCTTCCCAAAGAAAGGCATGTGCTGGCCCCTGATAGTACACATCCCATGCATGGAGATGGATGGCGAAGACATATGA